DNA from Asanoa sp. WMMD1127:
GCGGCCTCGGCATGGGCCACTGACTCTCTCTCCTTCGCTTCTTCGGTTTTCGGACAGAAAGGCTGCACCGTGGCAGGACTGCTGGAGGGCAAGCGCCTCCTGGTCACCGGCGTCATCACCGACCAGTCGATCGCCTTCTCGGTGGCCAAGCTGGCCCAGGAGAACGGCGCGACCGTGGTCCTGACGGGTTTCGGCCGCATGTCGCTGGTCGAGCGGATCGCCAAGCGGCTGCCGGCCGAGGCGCCCGTGATCGAGCTCGACGTGACCAACCAGGAGCACCTCGACAACCTGGCCGAGAAGGTCGGGAAGCACATGGACGGCGTCGACGGCCTGGTGCACTCGATCGGCTTCGCCCCGGCCGGCGCGCTCGGCGGCAACTTCCTCGAGACGTCGTGGCAAGACGTCGCGACGGCGCTGCACGTCTCGACGTACTCCTACAAGTCCCTGGCCATGGCCGCCCTCCCGCTGATGCGGCGCGGCTCGTCGGTGGTCGGGCTGACCTTCGACGCGACCAAGGCCTGGCCGGTCTACGACTGGATGGGCGTCGCCAAGGCGGGCCTCGAGTCCGCGTCCCGCTACCTGGCGTTGCATTTGGGCAAGCAGGGCATCCGGAGCAACCTGGTGTCGGCGGGGCCGCTGCGGACGATGGCCGCCAAGTCGATCCCCGGCTTCGAGCAGTTCGAGGACGCGTGGACCCGGCGGGCGCCGCTCGGCTGGGACCTCCAGGACCAGGAGCCGGCGGCGCGGGCCGTGCTGGCGTTGATCTCCGACTGGTTCCCGGCGACCACCGGCGAGATCATCCACGTGGATGGCGGGTATCACGCGCTGGGAGCCGAGTCCGCGTCGCTCTGAGCCGACAAGGCACAATCGTCTGATGCCGTACGACGCTTTGGTCCTGGTTTCGTTCGGCGGCCCGGAACGCCCGGAAGACGTGATTCCGTTCCTGGAGAACGTCACCCGGGGCCGGGGCGTTCCTCCGGAGCGCCTCGCCGAGGTCGCCGAGCACTACTACCACTTCGGCGGCGTGTCGCCGATCAACCAGCAGAACCGCGAGCTGATGGCCGCGATCGAGGCGGACTTCTCGGCCAACGAGCTGGACCTGCCCGTCTACTGGGGTAACCGCAACTGGGACCCGATGCTTGCCGACACCGTCGCCCGCATGCGCGACGACGGGGTTCGCCGGGCGCTGGCGTTCGTGACCAGCGCCTACGGCGGCTACTCGTCGTGCCGGCAATATCAGGAGGACATCGCCCGGGCCCGCGCGGAGGTGGGTCCGGACGCGCCGGTGATCGCCAAGCTGCGGCATTTCGCCGACCACCCGGGTTTCGTGAACCCGCACGCCGACGCGGTCCGGTCGGCGCTCGCCTCGTTGGATCCCGCACGACGGGACACCACCCGGCTGGTGTTCACCGCGCACTCGATTCCGTCGTCGATGGCGGCGACGGCCGGCCCGCCGCCGGTCGAGCCGCCGGGCCGCTACGTGGCCCAGCTGCGGGAGACGGCCGGCCTGGTCGCCGCGGCGGCCGCTCCCGACCTGGCGTGGGACCTGGTGTGGCAGAGCCGCTCGGGCCCACCGTCGGTGCCGTGGCTGGAGCCGGACGTCAACGACCACCTCGCGGCGCTGGCCGACACCGGGGTGACCTCGGTGGTGGTGAGCCCGATCGGTTTCGTCTCCGACCACCTCGAGGTGATCTGGGACCTCGACAACGAGGCCGCCGAGACGGCCAAGTCCCGCGGACTCGACTTCGTCCGCGCCGCCACGCCGGGGACCGACCCCCGCTTCGTGGCGATGGTGCGCGAGCTCGTGCTGGAGCGCGTGTCGGGGCCCGAACCGGACCGCCTGCGGATGGGTACGCTGCCGCTCTGGGACACCTGCCCCGCCGACTGCTGCACGCCACCAGCCAGGAGACCGTCATCATGACCGACCGCAAGGCGATCGAGAGCTGGCTGACCGACATGGACGGCGTGCTCATCCACGAGGGCCAACCGGTCCCCGGCGCGCCGGAGTTCGTCCGCAGGATGCGCGCGAGCGGCAAGCCGTTCCTGGTGCTGACCAACAATTCCATCTACACGCCCCGCGACCTGCAGGCCCGCCTGGCCCGGATGGACCTGCACGTGCCGGAGGAGTCGATCTGGACGGCGGCGCTGGCCACGGCCCAGTTCCTGTCGGACCAACGGCCGGGCGGCTCGGCGTACGTCATCGGCGAAGCGGGTCTCACGACGGCGATGCACGCGGTGGGCTATGTGCTGTCCGACTTCGCGCCGGACTACGTGGTTCTGGGCGAGACCCGGACGTACTCGTTCGAGGCCATCACCAAGGCGGTCCGCCTGATCAACGACGGCGCCCGCTTCATCTGCACGAACCCGGACC
Protein-coding regions in this window:
- the fabI gene encoding enoyl-ACP reductase FabI, which translates into the protein MAGLLEGKRLLVTGVITDQSIAFSVAKLAQENGATVVLTGFGRMSLVERIAKRLPAEAPVIELDVTNQEHLDNLAEKVGKHMDGVDGLVHSIGFAPAGALGGNFLETSWQDVATALHVSTYSYKSLAMAALPLMRRGSSVVGLTFDATKAWPVYDWMGVAKAGLESASRYLALHLGKQGIRSNLVSAGPLRTMAAKSIPGFEQFEDAWTRRAPLGWDLQDQEPAARAVLALISDWFPATTGEIIHVDGGYHALGAESASL
- a CDS encoding HAD-IIA family hydrolase gives rise to the protein MTDRKAIESWLTDMDGVLIHEGQPVPGAPEFVRRMRASGKPFLVLTNNSIYTPRDLQARLARMDLHVPEESIWTAALATAQFLSDQRPGGSAYVIGEAGLTTAMHAVGYVLSDFAPDYVVLGETRTYSFEAITKAVRLINDGARFICTNPDPTGPSTEGALPAAGSVAAMIEKATGVTPYFVGKPNPMMMRSALNTINGHSESTAMIGDRMDTDILCGLEAGLETILVLTGISTRAEADRYPYRPSRIIDSVADLIDEL
- a CDS encoding ferrochelatase; the protein is MPYDALVLVSFGGPERPEDVIPFLENVTRGRGVPPERLAEVAEHYYHFGGVSPINQQNRELMAAIEADFSANELDLPVYWGNRNWDPMLADTVARMRDDGVRRALAFVTSAYGGYSSCRQYQEDIARARAEVGPDAPVIAKLRHFADHPGFVNPHADAVRSALASLDPARRDTTRLVFTAHSIPSSMAATAGPPPVEPPGRYVAQLRETAGLVAAAAAPDLAWDLVWQSRSGPPSVPWLEPDVNDHLAALADTGVTSVVVSPIGFVSDHLEVIWDLDNEAAETAKSRGLDFVRAATPGTDPRFVAMVRELVLERVSGPEPDRLRMGTLPLWDTCPADCCTPPARRPSS